The proteins below come from a single Bacteroidota bacterium genomic window:
- a CDS encoding tetratricopeptide repeat protein encodes MGLETLLLLFFLCQLPTANCSAQSDGVRIPSDQLSKVDSLLTAKENTNKVNALIELGKEMEAGSDNEKRISYSMQAKQLAEKLNYKKGMAAALFNLGNTYFDHANYPETLKNYFACLRLSEELNDKKTTAAILSNLGIVYWIQQDYRQSLAYYFRSLKIAQEAGFKKLEEGNYGNIGIVYDEQANYPQALFYHSKALKLARERGDKNGIARHTGNIGNVYKRQKEFAGALDYYFRALKMKEELDDKKEIEITLGNIGTVYLATQKYNEAEKFLQRALLLSDSLGDLEGEKELHENFSVLDSARGNFKGALEHYKKFISARDTINSDENQKKQVRVEMNYEFDKKEALAKAEQEKKDAVAAAEKKRQKIVLLFVVCGLLLVVAFAAFILRAFLAIKKKNKEISEQKRIIEEKQKDILDSIHYAARIQKCMMPNEKWIAKEIARLKAQGKK; translated from the coding sequence TTGGGACTTGAGACTTTGCTGTTGCTTTTCTTCCTTTGCCAACTGCCAACTGCCAACTGCTCCGCACAAAGTGACGGAGTCCGTATTCCATCGGACCAACTTTCTAAAGTGGATTCCCTCCTCACCGCAAAAGAAAACACGAATAAGGTGAATGCGCTGATAGAACTTGGAAAAGAAATGGAAGCGGGCAGTGATAATGAAAAAAGAATAAGTTATTCCATGCAGGCAAAACAACTGGCGGAGAAATTAAATTACAAGAAGGGAATGGCTGCCGCTTTGTTTAATCTCGGCAACACTTACTTTGACCACGCCAATTATCCCGAAACATTAAAAAATTATTTCGCCTGCCTCCGCCTCAGCGAAGAACTGAACGATAAAAAAACAACCGCTGCCATTCTCAGCAACCTCGGAATCGTATATTGGATTCAGCAGGATTACCGCCAGTCGCTGGCGTATTATTTTCGCTCGCTGAAGATTGCGCAAGAAGCGGGATTCAAAAAACTCGAAGAAGGAAATTACGGCAACATCGGAATTGTATATGACGAGCAAGCCAATTATCCGCAGGCATTGTTCTATCATTCCAAGGCGCTCAAACTTGCCCGGGAGCGCGGAGATAAAAACGGAATTGCACGCCACACGGGCAACATCGGCAACGTGTACAAGCGCCAGAAAGAATTTGCCGGTGCGCTTGATTATTATTTCCGCGCGCTGAAGATGAAAGAAGAACTGGATGATAAAAAAGAAATTGAAATCACGCTCGGCAACATCGGAACGGTGTATCTTGCCACTCAAAAATACAACGAAGCGGAAAAGTTTTTGCAGCGCGCCCTTCTTCTCAGCGATTCGCTCGGTGATTTGGAAGGAGAAAAAGAACTGCATGAAAACTTCAGTGTGTTAGACAGCGCGCGCGGCAATTTCAAAGGTGCGCTGGAGCATTATAAAAAATTCATCTCTGCCCGCGATACAATCAACAGCGATGAGAACCAGAAAAAGCAAGTGCGCGTAGAAATGAACTACGAGTTTGACAAGAAAGAAGCGCTGGCAAAAGCAGAACAGGAAAAGAAAGATGCGGTTGCAGCAGCCGAAAAGAAAAGACAAAAGATAGTTTTGCTGTTTGTTGTTTGCGGTTTGTTGTTAGTCGTTGCATTCGCTGCGTTTATTCTACGTGCTTTTCTCGCCATCAAAAAGAAGAACAAAGAAATCTCCGAGCAAAAACGAATCATAGAAGAAAAGCAAAAAGATATTCTCGACAGCATCCACTACGCAGCCCGCATTCAAAAGTGCATGATGCCCAATGAGAAGTGGATTGCAAAAGAAATTGCGCGGCTGAAAGCGCAAGGAAAGAAATAA
- a CDS encoding tetratricopeptide repeat protein, which produces MKTSSKYQVSSPKPQEKAKAVGCSLGLGIWNLGFGTLLFFCQLPTAYCQLSKVDSLQQLILTAKEDTDKVNAQNSLSKYYLELGNYSQAMKVASDAKALAEKINFRKGKANALNNTGKIFWSQGNYADALKNHLQALKIREEIGDKKGAASSYGNIGNIYQSQGNYPEAINNYLKALKVFEELDDKRLIAATQNNIGLVYWSQQNYAEALNYYNQSLKIRKEINDKPGIATSCNNIGLIFYDQHNYSDALKNHLLALKLREETGDKKGIADSYNNIGIIYEKQKKYSDALASHFKALSIRQEIGDKKGIASSHINIGNVFATEKKIGIAREHLNKALELSKEIGAKEYIKDSFAGLALADSAEKNFEGAFNDYKRYVAYRDSLVNEEITKKTVQAQMNYEFEKKQAEEKLEQERKDAIAKRERERELMIRNFFIAASVLMLALVFFIYRGYRSKQKANIIITQQKEEVERQKEIIQEKNQGITDSINYAQRIQRALFASDALLQKNFPGYFIFFKPKDIVSGDFYWAAEKDNRFYLAVCDSTGHGVPGAFMSLLNISYLNEAVNEKSNTHPHEIFNHVRQRLIENISSEGAQDGMDGILLCCSKEEGIKIEYAAANNAPVLVRDGKISELETDNMSVGLSERKNSFTHRVVPSTINRQPSTLYLYTDGFADQFGGERGKKFKYKQLNEKLISLNHLTLTEQKKELEKTFDEWKGNLEQVDDVLVIGIRI; this is translated from the coding sequence ATGAAAACAAGTTCCAAATATCAAGTATCAAGTCCCAAGCCCCAAGAAAAGGCAAAAGCCGTTGGCTGTTCCTTGGGACTTGGAATTTGGAATTTGGGATTTGGAACTTTGCTGTTCTTTTGCCAACTGCCAACTGCCTATTGCCAACTTTCTAAGGTGGATTCTCTCCAGCAACTTATTCTCACTGCGAAAGAAGATACCGATAAAGTAAACGCGCAAAATAGTTTAAGCAAATACTATCTTGAACTCGGCAATTATTCGCAGGCAATGAAAGTTGCGTCAGATGCAAAGGCGCTTGCTGAAAAAATAAATTTCAGAAAAGGAAAAGCGAATGCGCTTAACAACACGGGGAAAATTTTCTGGTCGCAGGGAAATTATGCCGATGCGCTCAAAAATCATTTGCAGGCGTTGAAAATCCGCGAAGAGATTGGCGATAAAAAAGGCGCGGCAAGTTCCTATGGAAATATCGGCAACATTTATCAGTCGCAGGGCAATTATCCCGAAGCCATCAACAATTACCTGAAAGCGCTGAAAGTGTTTGAAGAGTTAGACGACAAGCGCTTAATTGCCGCTACGCAAAATAATATCGGGCTGGTGTATTGGTCGCAGCAGAATTATGCCGAAGCGCTGAATTATTACAATCAATCGCTGAAAATAAGGAAGGAGATAAATGACAAACCCGGCATCGCTACTTCGTGCAACAACATCGGGTTGATATTTTATGACCAGCATAATTATTCCGATGCGCTGAAAAACCATTTGCTTGCTTTGAAACTACGCGAAGAAACAGGCGATAAAAAAGGAATTGCCGATTCCTACAACAACATCGGAATTATTTACGAGAAGCAAAAAAAATATTCCGATGCGCTGGCAAGTCATTTCAAAGCGCTGAGCATACGGCAGGAAATTGGCGACAAGAAAGGAATTGCTTCTTCGCATATCAACATCGGAAATGTTTTTGCCACCGAGAAAAAAATCGGCATTGCAAGAGAGCATTTGAACAAAGCGCTCGAACTTTCAAAAGAAATTGGCGCGAAGGAATATATTAAAGATAGTTTTGCAGGACTTGCACTTGCCGACAGCGCAGAAAAAAATTTCGAAGGAGCATTTAACGATTACAAGCGCTACGTTGCTTACCGCGATAGTTTGGTGAACGAAGAAATCACCAAGAAGACCGTGCAGGCGCAAATGAATTACGAGTTTGAGAAAAAGCAGGCAGAAGAAAAATTAGAACAGGAACGCAAAGATGCCATTGCCAAACGCGAGCGCGAACGCGAACTGATGATTCGAAATTTTTTCATCGCTGCCTCTGTACTTATGCTTGCGCTGGTTTTTTTTATTTACCGCGGCTACCGCAGCAAGCAGAAAGCGAATATAATCATCACGCAGCAGAAAGAAGAAGTGGAGCGGCAAAAAGAAATCATCCAGGAAAAAAACCAAGGCATCACTGACAGCATCAACTATGCACAGCGCATTCAGCGCGCGCTGTTTGCATCGGATGCGCTTCTTCAGAAAAATTTTCCCGGCTATTTTATTTTCTTCAAGCCGAAAGATATTGTGAGCGGAGATTTTTACTGGGCTGCGGAAAAAGACAACCGGTTTTACCTCGCGGTATGCGATTCCACCGGCCATGGCGTGCCGGGTGCATTCATGAGTTTGCTGAACATTTCTTATCTGAATGAAGCGGTGAATGAAAAAAGCAACACGCACCCGCACGAAATTTTTAATCACGTGCGCCAGCGGCTCATTGAAAATATTTCTTCCGAAGGCGCGCAGGATGGAATGGATGGAATATTGCTATGCTGTTCCAAAGAAGAAGGGATTAAGATTGAATACGCGGCAGCAAACAATGCGCCTGTTCTTGTTCGTGATGGAAAAATCAGTGAACTCGAAACCGATAATATGTCCGTTGGCTTGAGCGAAAGAAAAAACTCTTTTACGCACAGGGTTGTTCCATCAACCATCAACCGTCAGCCATCAACCCTTTACCTTTACACCGATGGCTTTGCCGACCAGTTTGGTGGTGAGAGAGGAAAAAAATTCAAGTACAAACAACTCAATGAAAAATTAATTTCTCTCAACCATCTTACTTTAACCGAACAGAAAAAAGAACTGGAAAAAACTTTTGATGAGTGGAAAGGAAATCTTGAACAGGTGGATGACGTACTTGTAATAGGTATTAGAATATAG
- the rplS gene encoding 50S ribosomal protein L19 produces the protein MNLLKYAEEQLIAKKSIPDFKAGDTVTVNYKIKEGDKERIQQFTGVVLQRKGDGTTRTFTVRKISNGVGVERIFPLNSPFIESIEVEKKGEVRRAKLFYLRKAIGKKAKIEEMKDDIQTIESAAKPEPELAEK, from the coding sequence ATGAACTTACTTAAATATGCCGAAGAGCAATTAATCGCCAAAAAAAGCATTCCTGATTTCAAGGCGGGAGATACTGTTACAGTCAACTATAAAATTAAAGAAGGCGACAAAGAGCGCATTCAGCAGTTCACCGGAGTTGTTCTTCAGCGAAAAGGCGATGGCACTACCAGAACTTTTACTGTTCGGAAAATTTCAAACGGTGTTGGCGTTGAACGTATTTTTCCTCTAAACTCTCCTTTCATTGAATCCATTGAAGTTGAAAAGAAAGGCGAAGTACGCAGGGCAAAACTTTTTTACCTGCGAAAAGCCATCGGCAAGAAAGCGAAGATTGAAGAAATGAAAGACGACATCCAAACCATTGAAAGTGCAGCCAAGCCGGAACCGGAATTGGCGGAGAAGTAA
- the trmD gene encoding tRNA (guanosine(37)-N1)-methyltransferase TrmD, whose translation MHIDIITVLPKLLESPFQHSIVKRAIEKKLVQLNIINLRDYASDKYKSADDYMYGGGAGMVMMIEPIAKCITKLKSKRDYDEIIYMTPDGELFNQKMANHLSLKKNLIVLCGHYKGVDDRVREHFITKEISIGDYVLSGGELPSAVICDAVIRLLPGVISDETSALTDSFQDGLLSPPAYTRPADYKGMKVPDVLLSGNAKQIEEWRHEKSLERTQKRRPDLLK comes from the coding sequence CTGCATATTGACATCATCACCGTTCTTCCGAAATTGCTCGAAAGCCCGTTCCAGCATTCGATTGTGAAGCGCGCAATTGAAAAAAAACTGGTTCAACTAAATATCATCAACCTGCGCGATTATGCTTCGGATAAATATAAAAGCGCAGATGATTATATGTATGGCGGTGGCGCAGGAATGGTGATGATGATTGAACCGATTGCAAAATGCATAACGAAACTAAAATCGAAACGTGATTATGACGAAATAATTTACATGACTCCCGATGGGGAATTGTTCAATCAGAAAATGGCGAACCATCTCTCGCTGAAAAAAAATCTTATCGTCCTTTGCGGGCATTATAAAGGAGTGGACGATCGCGTGCGCGAGCACTTCATCACCAAAGAAATTTCAATCGGAGATTATGTGTTGAGCGGTGGCGAACTTCCGTCCGCTGTTATTTGCGATGCAGTAATCCGTCTTTTGCCCGGAGTTATTTCCGATGAAACTTCCGCGCTCACCGATTCTTTCCAGGATGGATTGCTTTCCCCTCCTGCCTATACGCGTCCGGCAGATTATAAAGGAATGAAAGTGCCGGATGTTCTTCTGTCGGGAAATGCAAAGCAAATTGAAGAATGGCGCCATGAAAAATCACTGGAACGAACCCAAAAGCGCAGGCCCGATTTGCTGAAGTAA
- the bioB gene encoding biotin synthase BioB: MALHPDKIGTREEIKEIYNTPLLDLIFHAASVHRKFHNPSEVQVSSLLSVKTGGCPEDCGYCPQSAKYQTEVNIHKMLSLREVLDAASNAKANGATRMCLGAAWREVRDNSDFDKVLEMVKGINEMGMEVCCTLGMLTESQAKKLADAGLYAYNHNLDSSEDFYKKIITTRKYDDRLNTIENVRKAKVTVCCGGIIGMGESVEDRIEMLHTLSNLNPQPESIPINALVAVEGTPLEKQKPISIWEMLRMIATARIVIPKSVVRLSAGRTEMSIEGQALCFLAGANSIFAGDKLLTTPNPDFNEDMEMFKLLGLKSREAFNYKEASEEISV; the protein is encoded by the coding sequence ATGGCTCTGCATCCCGATAAAATCGGGACTCGCGAAGAGATAAAAGAAATTTATAACACTCCGCTGCTCGATTTGATTTTCCACGCGGCATCGGTTCACCGGAAATTTCACAACCCTTCCGAAGTTCAGGTGAGTTCACTGCTATCAGTAAAAACGGGCGGCTGCCCGGAAGATTGCGGTTACTGTCCGCAGTCGGCAAAATATCAAACGGAGGTCAACATTCATAAAATGCTTTCGCTCCGCGAAGTTTTAGATGCGGCATCAAACGCGAAAGCAAACGGTGCAACGCGCATGTGTTTGGGCGCTGCGTGGCGCGAAGTGCGTGATAATTCTGATTTCGATAAAGTGCTCGAGATGGTAAAAGGAATTAATGAAATGGGAATGGAAGTTTGCTGCACGCTCGGCATGCTCACTGAATCGCAGGCGAAAAAACTTGCCGATGCGGGATTGTATGCCTACAATCACAATTTAGATTCTTCAGAAGATTTCTACAAAAAAATTATTACTACAAGAAAATACGATGACCGCCTGAACACGATTGAAAATGTGCGCAAGGCAAAAGTTACGGTTTGCTGCGGAGGAATAATCGGAATGGGAGAATCGGTGGAAGACAGAATCGAAATGCTTCACACGCTTTCCAATCTGAATCCCCAGCCCGAATCAATTCCGATTAACGCGCTGGTGGCAGTGGAAGGAACTCCTCTTGAAAAACAAAAACCAATTTCTATCTGGGAAATGCTCCGCATGATTGCCACTGCAAGAATTGTGATTCCGAAATCAGTAGTACGTTTATCTGCGGGAAGAACTGAAATGAGCATTGAAGGACAGGCGCTTTGTTTTCTCGCAGGTGCGAATTCGATTTTTGCCGGTGATAAACTGCTCACCACTCCGAATCCTGATTTTAATGAGGACATGGAAATGTTCAAACTTCTCGGCTTGAAATCGCGCGAAGCATTCAACTATAAAGAAGCAAGTGAAGAAATTTCCGTATGA
- a CDS encoding pyridoxal phosphate-dependent aminotransferase family protein, whose protein sequence is MKEEFLREQLRGRKEKGLLRKLSSENNLIDFTSNDYLGFARSKELKNSLAVELETLNFKLETGSTGSRLLTGNSFYAEELEKFIANFHYAETGLFFNSGYDANLGLISSVAKKGDAIFYDELSHASIYDGVRLSKAESFPFSHNNSAHLEERLKYFRRNYSGNCFVIVESVYSMDGDFSPLKEISELCSSHNAHLIVDEAHATGIFGAKGEGRCVEFNLQENFFARIHTFGKALGCHGAIVLGSDALKNYLINFARSFIYTTALPIHSLAAIKCAYQLLQKSNETNQLRKLITAFKSQMKEKYISGLPESSSPIQSLIIAGNERVKKISSLIQKDGFDVRPILSPTVPKGKERIRICIHSFNTEVEIFKLTSSLKKNCNLAPSKQAVVSG, encoded by the coding sequence TTGAAAGAAGAATTTTTGCGCGAACAATTGCGCGGGCGAAAAGAAAAAGGATTGCTGAGAAAACTTTCCTCTGAAAATAATCTTATTGATTTCACTTCGAACGATTATCTCGGCTTTGCCCGCTCCAAAGAATTAAAAAATAGTTTGGCAGTTGAACTTGAAACTTTAAACTTTAAACTTGAAACCGGTTCCACCGGTTCCCGCCTTCTTACCGGAAATTCTTTTTATGCCGAAGAATTAGAAAAGTTCATAGCAAATTTTCATTACGCAGAAACAGGATTGTTTTTTAATTCCGGCTATGATGCAAATCTCGGATTGATTTCTTCCGTTGCAAAAAAAGGCGATGCAATTTTTTACGATGAACTTTCGCACGCTTCCATTTACGATGGAGTGCGTTTGTCAAAAGCGGAATCTTTTCCGTTCAGTCACAACAATAGCGCGCATCTCGAAGAAAGATTAAAATATTTCCGGAGGAATTATTCTGGAAATTGTTTTGTAATTGTTGAGAGCGTGTATTCTATGGACGGAGATTTTTCTCCGCTGAAAGAAATTTCAGAATTATGTTCAAGTCACAATGCGCATTTAATTGTTGACGAAGCGCACGCCACAGGAATTTTCGGAGCCAAAGGCGAGGGGAGATGCGTTGAATTCAACCTGCAGGAAAATTTTTTTGCACGCATTCACACTTTTGGAAAAGCGCTCGGCTGCCATGGCGCCATTGTTCTGGGAAGCGATGCGCTGAAAAATTATCTCATCAACTTCGCCCGCTCGTTTATCTATACTACTGCGTTGCCCATTCATAGTTTGGCGGCAATCAAATGCGCATATCAACTTCTTCAAAAAAGTAACGAGACGAATCAACTCAGGAAATTAATTACTGCATTTAAATCACAGATGAAAGAAAAATATATTTCCGGTTTGCCGGAAAGTTCAAGTCCTATTCAATCTCTCATCATTGCAGGAAATGAACGTGTGAAAAAAATCTCATCGCTGATTCAGAAAGACGGTTTTGATGTGCGCCCTATTCTCAGCCCCACTGTTCCAAAAGGAAAAGAACGAATCCGTATTTGCATTCATTCATTCAATACCGAAGTTGAAATTTTTAAGTTAACCTCTTCGTTGAAAAAAAATTGTAACCTTGCACCTTCAAAACAAGCAGTCGTTTCCGGATGA
- the bioD gene encoding dethiobiotin synthase: MRKIFVTGIGTDVGKTVTSAILVEAIQADYWKPVQAGTYYTTDSERVKKLISNNKSVIHPEAYKLREHKSPHEAAAMEGVDVDFEKIILPQTNNTLVIEGAGGVMVPLNQKYFIIDLIKKFDAETIVVIQNYLGSINHSLLAIDMLRHRGIKIIGLVFNGSPHEPSKKIIESYSGLKTICWITKEHAITKDVIQKYKKDFQSL, translated from the coding sequence ATGAGAAAAATTTTTGTAACAGGAATCGGAACCGATGTCGGCAAAACCGTCACTTCGGCAATTTTGGTGGAAGCCATTCAGGCAGATTACTGGAAACCCGTGCAGGCGGGAACTTATTACACTACCGATTCCGAGCGGGTGAAAAAACTTATCAGCAACAACAAGAGCGTAATTCATCCTGAAGCGTATAAACTCCGCGAACATAAATCACCGCACGAAGCGGCTGCGATGGAAGGAGTGGATGTGGATTTCGAAAAAATAATTTTGCCGCAGACGAATAATACGCTCGTGATTGAAGGTGCTGGCGGAGTAATGGTTCCACTCAATCAAAAATATTTCATCATTGACTTAATAAAAAAGTTTGATGCGGAAACAATTGTTGTCATCCAGAATTATCTTGGAAGCATTAATCATTCGCTTCTCGCTATTGATATGCTTCGTCATCGCGGAATAAAAATCATCGGTCTTGTTTTCAACGGCTCTCCTCACGAACCATCCAAAAAAATTATTGAAAGTTACAGCGGGCTGAAAACAATTTGCTGGATAACAAAAGAGCACGCTATTACCAAAGACGTGATTCAGAAATACAAAAAAGATTTTCAATCTCTCTGA
- the bioA gene encoding adenosylmethionine--8-amino-7-oxononanoate transaminase translates to MKTLSKRDKKIIWHPYTQHKLNPASIGIVKAKGTYVYDESGKKYIDALGSWWTCLHGHAHPYIAKKVSAQLKKTEHVIFAGFTHQPAVELAERLLKKLPKNQKRIFFSDNGSTAVEVALKMCFQYWHNKEILKTKVIAFKNSYHGDTFGAMSVSERGAFTKPFHSNLFETIFIDAPVKGKEQKSIQQLTSTINHQPSTISSFIFEPIVQGVAGMVIHEAKALEEMIRICKENNIFTIADEVFTGFGRTGKFFATDYFKKKPDLFCLSKGLTGGTMPMGITSCTEEIFNAFLSEDRMKTFFHGHSFTANPVACSAALASLDLMERKATWNNIGRIENRNKIFSKHIDGNKVIRELRAMGVILAIELKTENETSYFNSIRDKATKFFLQKGILLRPLGNVIYLVPPYCISDKDLDYIYASIEEFIEASANDQIPNDK, encoded by the coding sequence ATGAAAACTCTTTCGAAGAGAGATAAAAAAATAATATGGCATCCGTATACGCAGCATAAACTCAACCCTGCTTCTATTGGAATTGTAAAAGCAAAGGGTACGTATGTATATGACGAGAGCGGAAAAAAATATATTGATGCTCTCGGTTCCTGGTGGACTTGCCTGCACGGGCATGCACATCCTTACATTGCTAAAAAAGTTTCTGCGCAGTTAAAAAAAACAGAACACGTAATCTTTGCAGGATTTACTCATCAACCTGCTGTTGAACTTGCAGAGCGTTTATTGAAAAAACTTCCGAAGAATCAAAAACGAATTTTCTTTTCTGATAACGGCTCCACCGCTGTGGAAGTTGCGCTGAAAATGTGTTTTCAATATTGGCACAACAAAGAAATTCTGAAAACAAAAGTCATCGCTTTTAAAAATTCTTATCACGGAGATACTTTTGGAGCAATGTCAGTGAGTGAGCGCGGTGCATTTACAAAACCGTTTCATTCAAATTTATTTGAAACAATTTTTATTGATGCTCCTGTGAAAGGAAAAGAACAAAAATCTATTCAGCAACTCACATCAACCATCAACCATCAACCATCAACCATTTCATCTTTCATCTTCGAACCAATTGTGCAGGGCGTTGCCGGAATGGTAATTCACGAAGCAAAAGCATTGGAAGAAATGATTCGCATTTGCAAAGAGAATAATATTTTCACTATTGCCGATGAAGTGTTCACAGGGTTTGGCAGAACGGGAAAATTTTTTGCAACTGATTATTTTAAAAAGAAACCGGATTTATTTTGTTTGTCGAAAGGATTAACTGGCGGAACCATGCCGATGGGAATTACTTCCTGCACGGAAGAAATCTTCAATGCATTTCTTTCAGAAGACCGGATGAAAACTTTTTTTCACGGACATTCGTTCACTGCAAATCCGGTTGCATGTTCTGCCGCGCTGGCAAGTTTGGATTTGATGGAAAGGAAAGCAACGTGGAACAATATTGGAAGAATTGAGAATAGAAATAAAATTTTTTCGAAACATATCGATGGAAATAAAGTGATAAGAGAACTAAGAGCAATGGGTGTTATATTGGCAATAGAATTGAAAACAGAAAATGAAACTTCCTATTTTAATTCCATCCGCGATAAGGCAACTAAATTTTTTCTTCAGAAGGGAATTCTTCTTCGTCCGCTCGGCAATGTAATTTATCTTGTGCCGCCATACTGCATAAGCGATAAAGATTTGGATTACATTTATGCTTCAATTGAAGAATTCATTGAAGCAAGCGCCAATGACCAAATCCCAAATGACAAATAA
- the accC gene encoding acetyl-CoA carboxylase biotin carboxylase subunit, whose translation MIIKKILIANRGEIALRIMRSCREMGISTVAVFSEADRNAPFVRYADEAVCIGAASSSESYLNGEKIIDACKKLKADAIHPGYGFLSENAAFAREVKKNKIIFIGPSTEAMEMMGDKLSAKATAKKQNVPMVPGTEGAIKDFKEAKKVAKKIGFPVLMKASAGGGGKGMRVVENENDFEEEVKRASSEAKSAFGDGAVFIEKYVTQPCHIEIQILADEFGNVVYLFERECSVQRRHQKVIEEAPSTVLTSAIRKKMGECAVSLAKACKYAGAGTVEFLVDAKKNFYFLEVNTRLQVEHPVTEMITGIDLVKEQIKIAEGKKLSFKQEDLQINGHSIEVRVYAEDPSNNFLPDIGKLISYKVPQGAGIRVDDGFEEGMDIPIYYDPMISKLISHGKNREEAISKMLRAIGEYKITGVETTLPFCKFVLNHKAFASGNFNTHFVSNYFSPDKLFSGSKEEAFIASVIAGRISAKEKIISSSGNHASVSKWKLKRLNSEE comes from the coding sequence ATGATAATAAAAAAAATATTGATTGCCAATCGCGGAGAAATCGCTTTGCGTATCATGCGTTCATGCAGGGAGATGGGAATCTCTACCGTTGCAGTTTTTTCTGAAGCCGACAGGAATGCGCCTTTCGTTCGCTATGCCGATGAAGCGGTTTGCATTGGCGCTGCGTCTTCGTCCGAGTCCTATCTCAATGGGGAAAAAATAATTGATGCCTGCAAAAAATTAAAAGCCGATGCCATTCATCCCGGCTATGGTTTTCTTTCCGAGAATGCAGCGTTTGCCCGCGAAGTAAAAAAAAATAAAATCATTTTCATTGGTCCTTCCACAGAAGCAATGGAAATGATGGGCGATAAACTTTCGGCAAAAGCAACAGCAAAAAAACAGAATGTGCCGATGGTTCCCGGAACGGAAGGAGCGATAAAGGATTTTAAAGAAGCAAAAAAAGTTGCGAAGAAAATTGGTTTTCCTGTTCTGATGAAAGCAAGCGCGGGCGGTGGAGGAAAAGGAATGCGTGTAGTAGAAAATGAAAATGATTTCGAAGAAGAAGTGAAGCGCGCATCGAGCGAGGCAAAATCTGCTTTTGGTGATGGTGCTGTGTTCATAGAGAAATATGTTACTCAGCCGTGCCATATCGAAATACAAATTCTTGCCGATGAATTCGGCAATGTGGTTTATCTTTTCGAGCGCGAGTGTTCCGTTCAGCGCAGGCATCAGAAAGTAATTGAGGAAGCGCCATCTACCGTTCTTACTTCCGCAATCAGAAAAAAGATGGGCGAATGCGCGGTGAGTTTGGCTAAGGCATGTAAGTATGCTGGCGCAGGAACAGTGGAATTTTTAGTTGATGCAAAAAAGAATTTTTATTTCCTTGAAGTAAATACGCGACTGCAGGTAGAGCATCCCGTTACGGAAATGATAACCGGAATTGATTTGGTGAAGGAGCAAATTAAAATTGCCGAAGGGAAAAAACTTTCCTTCAAACAGGAGGATTTGCAAATCAACGGGCATTCAATCGAAGTTCGCGTGTATGCCGAAGACCCTTCTAATAATTTTTTGCCGGATATTGGAAAACTTATTTCGTACAAAGTTCCGCAAGGCGCAGGCATTCGTGTTGACGATGGCTTTGAAGAAGGAATGGACATTCCCATTTATTATGACCCTATGATTTCAAAATTGATTTCGCATGGAAAAAACAGGGAAGAAGCAATATCAAAAATGCTTCGTGCGATTGGTGAATATAAAATTACTGGCGTGGAAACAACTTTGCCTTTCTGCAAATTTGTTTTGAACCATAAAGCATTTGCTTCGGGAAATTTCAATACGCATTTCGTAAGCAACTATTTTTCTCCTGATAAATTATTTTCCGGTTCAAAAGAAGAAGCGTTTATTGCTTCTGTAATTGCGGGAAGAATATCTGCCAAAGAAAAAATAATTTCTTCCAGCGGCAATCATGCTTCTGTTTCAAAATGGAAACTGAAGCGGCTGAATTCGGAAGAATAA